GGGGCAGCAACAGGTGTGGGAGGTATTAACCGTGATATCTTTACCATGGGCGCCCGCCCTATTGCCCAGTTAAATTCACTGCGCTTTGGCAATCCAAAACTCGAGCGGACCAAATGGCTGCTCAAGGGCGTGGTGAAGGGCATTGGCGATTACGGCAATGCCTTTGGGGTTCCAGTGGTTGGGGGCGAGGTAGCCTTCGACGATTGCTATAATACCAATCCCCTGGTCAATGCAATGTCGGTGGGGATTGTAAAAACAGGAAATACCATTTCTGCTATTTCCTATGGTGCAGGCAACCCGGTATTTATTGTGGGCTCATCCACCGGTAAGGACGGCATTCACGGTGCTACCTTTGCCTCAGAGGACATCACCGAAGCCTCTGCCGACAAGATCCCTGCCGTGCAGGTAGGCGACCCTTTCCAGGAAAAATTATTGCTTGAAGCTTCCCTGGAGGTGATCAAGACGGGCGCTGTGGTGGGCATGCAAGATATGGGCGCAGCCGGAATTACCTGTTCCACCAGCGAAATGTCGGCCAAGGGCAAGCACGGGATGATCATACACCTCGACAAGGTCCCGATGCGGCAAAAAAACATGCATCCCTTTGAAATCCTGCTGAGCGAATCACAGGAAAGGATGCTTTTGGTGGTTCATAAGGGACGCGAAGAAGAAGTTAAGGCTGTTTTTGAAAAATGGGATCTTAACTGTGTCCAGATCGGTGAGGTGATAGAAGGGGATATTCTGAAATATTATATGGACGGCGAACTGGTCGCTGAAGTGCCGGCCGACTCCCTGGTATTGGGGGGAGGGGCTCCCGTCTATGATCGTGAATATAAAGAACCAGCCTGGTTTAAGGAAAAGGATAAATTTAACATTGATCAGATAAAGCAACCCAAAAACCTGAAGCAAGTCGCCCATTTCCTGTTGGGGTCACACAACATTGCCTCCAAAAAATGGATTATCGATCAATACGATACCATGGTAGGCACCAAGAATATGAGTACCAACCTTCCGGCTGATGCAGGGATAGTAAACCTGAAGGGTACCGACAAGGCGCTGGCATTGACCGTTGACTGCAATGCCCGCTATGTGCAAGCCGACCCTGAAAAAGGTTGCTCCATAGCTGTGGCTGAAGCGGCCCGCAACATTGTATGCAGCGGGGGAATTCCCTCTGCCATTACCAACTGCCTGAACTTTGGAAATCCTTATAACCCCGAAGTCTATTGGCAGTTTGTGGGGGCCATTAAAGGGATGAGTAAGTCCTGCACTAAATTTGAAACCCCGGTAACAGGGGGAAACGTGAGTTTCTATAACCAGGTTACCATTGATGGCAAAACTGACCCCGTTTTTCCGACGCCAACCATTGGAATGATGGGCGTGGTGGAAGACAAACAGCACGTGACTGGTCTGGGCTTTAAGCAGGAGGGTGACCTGGTTTATTTGCTTGGTGAGCCGCGCAACGACATTAATTGTTCTGAATACCTCTACGGATATCATAAAGTAAAGCTTTCCCCCGCACCCTATTTTGACCTGGATGAAGAATACAACCTCCAGCAAGGGCTGAAAGCGCTCATTCGTGAGGGCCTTATTGAATCTGCCCATGATGTGGCGGATGGCGGATTGTTTGTGACGCTTTTTGAATCGTCAAAGGTCAACAAGCTGGGTTTTTCAATTGAAACAGATCCTGCCTTCAGGAAAGATGCCTTTCTTTTTGGGGAGAGCCAAAGCAGGGTTGTGGTTTCCATTCAGCCTGAAAATGAAGGAGAGTTTGCGGCTCTGCTTGCTCAAAAAGGGGTAGAGTTTTCTCTTTTGGGCGAAGTGACCGGAAATCAGGCAGTCGTCGACGGCGAATCCTATGGCACGATCGAAGAGCTTGATAAGCTTTTTGAAAGTGTGATTCCCGCTATGATGTCTTAAAGACAGTAAGTTGGTGCTTCTTCCTGGTTTTTCGTTATTTCACTTTTCATGAAAGCGGATTCCTATCCCTTTTTTACCTACCTCGTGTGTAAATGCTCATTCAGCCAATCGAGCAGATAAAGGAAGACCTTTTCTTTTTCCGTTTCGTGGAACATTTCATGCCTCCCGTGAAAGACCTTGACCTTCAGGTTTTGAAAACGTTGCAGGTAAAATTCACGGTGAATTTTCATGGCATCCTTGCCAAAATTCCCAACGGGATCATCCTGCCCGCCCATAATTAGCAGGGGCAGGGTCTTGCGATATTTCAGGTTATGATGGGCCTTTTTCATCTCAGCAATTCCCTTGGCCAGGTTATCGAAGAAGGCTACTGAACAGTCAAAGCCGCAATAGGGGTCCCTGACATATTCATCCACTTCTTCGCGGCTGGAGGATATCCACTCAAAGGG
This region of Bacteroides sp. genomic DNA includes:
- the purL gene encoding phosphoribosylformylglycinamidine synthase subunit PurL, with translation MESTTHDFPAGLDTAKQLGLLPEEYDKVCEFLGREPNFTELSVYSVMWSEHCSYKNSIKWLKTLPRKGPHLLVEAGDENAGLVDLGSGMACAFKIESHNHPSALEPYQGAATGVGGINRDIFTMGARPIAQLNSLRFGNPKLERTKWLLKGVVKGIGDYGNAFGVPVVGGEVAFDDCYNTNPLVNAMSVGIVKTGNTISAISYGAGNPVFIVGSSTGKDGIHGATFASEDITEASADKIPAVQVGDPFQEKLLLEASLEVIKTGAVVGMQDMGAAGITCSTSEMSAKGKHGMIIHLDKVPMRQKNMHPFEILLSESQERMLLVVHKGREEEVKAVFEKWDLNCVQIGEVIEGDILKYYMDGELVAEVPADSLVLGGGAPVYDREYKEPAWFKEKDKFNIDQIKQPKNLKQVAHFLLGSHNIASKKWIIDQYDTMVGTKNMSTNLPADAGIVNLKGTDKALALTVDCNARYVQADPEKGCSIAVAEAARNIVCSGGIPSAITNCLNFGNPYNPEVYWQFVGAIKGMSKSCTKFETPVTGGNVSFYNQVTIDGKTDPVFPTPTIGMMGVVEDKQHVTGLGFKQEGDLVYLLGEPRNDINCSEYLYGYHKVKLSPAPYFDLDEEYNLQQGLKALIREGLIESAHDVADGGLFVTLFESSKVNKLGFSIETDPAFRKDAFLFGESQSRVVVSIQPENEGEFAALLAQKGVEFSLLGEVTGNQAVVDGESYGTIEELDKLFESVIPAMMS